A stretch of the Bacillus sp. B-jedd genome encodes the following:
- a CDS encoding SH3 domain-containing protein: MKVGKALFLSTGLLLGSSAPFLITEPTSVEAATIVAIPKTTYQTKVNVVMRTGAGTSYKSVMTVPKGKLVSSQSRIGNWYNISYTYSYLGKNVTKSGYVWGSDLLAYDQFTSIATMNLLTNKAAYLYPTPDTRRPASFKTVMNSELSTNQKVVNRYGETLYTVYYSGQKVYVKSPDVGQLVKLKPRNYVSTTDNNPLRTWAGSGYPSIYSVQKGAVLASDARIGNWYRVTYAVNGSTNMTGWIWGSSLAANITYTPIPQAALSTNKTAYLWPTPDTGGPASFKVAIATNLVSSQKLINQYGEPLYTVSYGGKTVYAKEVDVNINTAVLTETPISNKTFVTSDNLNLRSSASTNGSILTTIPTAAFVYPSAVVSNGWYKLSSNGQTGYVSGDYIKEVSTGYSVNRDSYQFVDLRKPSSVTATQINAYIGLGGVLSGKGQLIIDIANKYGLNSLYLAAHAIHESGFGKSEIAYVKYNLFGYGAYDATPFVGAHRFASIDQGIEYIAKKMKATYLNPSYKYYKGPYLGYSTKTVVTNTRVDANSEGMNFYYASDPYWGQRIASHMQKILPYNKAEYDKAQVSTSVPADPGIPSGADYFPPGVLAVAKQVLAVSANKGGATLTNISIPANGTFEILEKHNDYWVKLKYNGTEYWTNKISFSQYKNFISVINLGRVYNVNDSLNIRSGASTAYSIIGSYNRGDYVYLQLDANGKVITQLNGTTPWYKVKVGTLDGWISSAYIIRELQ, from the coding sequence ATGAAGGTCGGTAAAGCACTATTTTTGTCTACAGGGCTCTTACTGGGAAGCAGTGCACCTTTTTTAATAACGGAACCAACATCTGTTGAGGCCGCCACTATTGTTGCAATCCCAAAGACAACCTATCAAACCAAGGTGAACGTTGTGATGCGAACAGGAGCTGGTACGAGCTATAAGTCTGTAATGACTGTACCAAAAGGAAAGCTGGTATCAAGTCAATCACGGATTGGAAACTGGTATAATATTTCTTATACCTATTCCTATCTTGGTAAAAACGTCACAAAGAGCGGATATGTTTGGGGAAGCGATCTATTAGCTTATGATCAGTTTACATCTATAGCTACTATGAATCTTTTAACCAATAAGGCTGCTTATCTCTACCCTACCCCTGATACTCGTAGGCCTGCCTCGTTTAAAACTGTTATGAATTCCGAGTTGTCTACAAACCAAAAAGTAGTCAATCGATATGGTGAAACACTTTATACTGTCTATTACAGCGGACAAAAAGTTTACGTTAAATCTCCTGATGTTGGACAGCTTGTGAAACTGAAGCCTAGGAATTATGTTTCCACAACGGACAATAATCCCTTGCGTACATGGGCTGGCTCGGGTTACCCGTCTATTTACAGCGTTCAAAAAGGTGCTGTACTTGCATCAGATGCGCGCATTGGTAATTGGTACAGAGTTACTTATGCAGTCAATGGAAGTACAAATATGACAGGATGGATTTGGGGAAGCTCTTTAGCAGCTAACATTACCTATACACCAATCCCCCAAGCTGCACTATCTACTAATAAAACAGCCTATCTATGGCCGACACCAGACACTGGTGGCCCTGCCAGCTTTAAAGTTGCTATTGCGACCAACCTGGTTTCATCACAAAAATTGATCAATCAGTACGGCGAGCCGCTTTACACGGTTTCATATGGCGGTAAAACCGTTTATGCAAAAGAAGTAGATGTAAATATTAATACTGCCGTATTGACAGAAACTCCTATCAGCAATAAAACGTTTGTGACATCAGACAATCTCAACTTAAGAAGTTCAGCATCTACTAATGGCTCGATTCTAACAACTATCCCAACAGCTGCTTTCGTTTATCCATCAGCTGTCGTTTCTAACGGCTGGTACAAACTTTCTTCTAATGGTCAAACAGGATATGTTTCCGGGGATTATATTAAAGAAGTATCGACTGGATATTCTGTAAATAGGGATAGTTATCAGTTTGTGGACCTTCGCAAGCCATCATCTGTAACGGCAACCCAAATTAATGCCTATATTGGTCTGGGTGGAGTCCTTTCAGGAAAAGGGCAACTTATTATTGATATTGCCAACAAATATGGTCTTAACTCTCTCTACCTTGCAGCTCATGCCATCCATGAAAGTGGATTTGGAAAATCGGAAATTGCTTACGTAAAATATAATCTGTTTGGCTATGGCGCTTACGATGCAACTCCGTTTGTTGGAGCCCACCGGTTTGCCAGTATTGACCAGGGAATCGAATATATTGCAAAAAAAATGAAAGCAACATATCTGAATCCTAGTTACAAATATTATAAGGGTCCATATTTGGGATACAGCACAAAAACAGTTGTAACTAATACTCGTGTCGATGCAAATAGTGAAGGCATGAACTTCTACTATGCAAGCGATCCATATTGGGGCCAAAGAATTGCTAGCCATATGCAAAAAATCCTGCCTTATAATAAGGCGGAATATGATAAAGCCCAAGTTAGCACCTCTGTTCCTGCTGATCCAGGAATTCCTAGCGGGGCAGATTACTTCCCTCCCGGGGTACTTGCTGTAGCAAAACAGGTTCTAGCTGTATCTGCCAATAAGGGCGGTGCAACCTTGACGAATATATCTATTCCTGCCAACGGAACATTTGAAATTCTTGAAAAACATAATGATTACTGGGTTAAATTGAAATACAATGGGACAGAATATTGGACAAACAAAATATCATTCTCCCAGTATAAAAACTTTATTTCTGTGATAAATTTAGGCCGCGTTTATAACGTCAATGATTCACTAAATATCCGGAGCGGGGCTTCTACTGCCTACAGCATCATCGGCAGCTATAATAGAGGTGACTATGTATACCTGCAACTTGATGCAAATGGCAAAGTGATTACTCAACTTAACGGAACAACCCCCTGGTACAAAGTTAAAGTTGGTACTCTGGATGGCTGGATCAGTTCTGCATATATAATAAGAGAACTACAATAA
- a CDS encoding GtrA family protein has protein sequence MSKEMFKIFMYIIMGGFTTLVNIIVYWIAAEPLEMDYRVSTTIAWIAAVLFAYVVNKKYVFESNTPTLQDKLKEMTAFFGFRFLSFFMDLFTMIILVSGLHIDGTLSKIAANVVVLIANYIFSKRFIFVDRQKTEKNEKLKEK, from the coding sequence ATGTCAAAAGAAATGTTTAAAATATTTATGTATATAATAATGGGTGGTTTTACTACCCTAGTAAACATTATTGTATATTGGATTGCAGCAGAACCTTTAGAAATGGATTATAGAGTCTCTACTACTATCGCTTGGATAGCTGCAGTTTTATTCGCTTATGTGGTTAATAAAAAATATGTGTTTGAAAGCAATACCCCAACCCTTCAAGATAAACTAAAGGAAATGACCGCTTTTTTTGGATTCCGTTTTCTTTCTTTTTTCATGGATTTATTTACAATGATTATTCTTGTCAGCGGCCTGCACATTGACGGCACATTATCTAAAATCGCAGCTAATGTTGTAGTTTTAATAGCAAACTATATATTTAGTAAACGTTTTATATTTGTTGATCGACAAAAGACTGAAAAAAACGAAAAACTCAAAGAAAAATAA
- a CDS encoding glycosyltransferase family 2 protein: MKLITILVPAYNEEEVIEQFYTKVISIIDTISSYNFEILFVNDGSKDNTNTIIKNLRLIDPRVSYIDLSRNYGKETAMAAGFDYARGDAVIVMDADLQHPPEVIPEMIYFWNQGYDDVYATRVKRESEPWLKRITSKTYYRLLQKTTNIPILPDAGDFRLLDRRCIEALKKLRESQRYTKGMYSWIGFKKKEIAFEAGPRAGGETKWNYSKLIELALEGLTSFTTFPLRLSSILGFVISILSFIYLFFIIVQTIVFGSNVSGYPSLMVVILFLGGIQLISLGIIGEYLGRIFNETKNRPLYYVDEYNNEKEINGEEKVYVKRNV; encoded by the coding sequence ATGAAATTAATAACTATTTTAGTTCCCGCCTATAATGAGGAAGAAGTTATTGAACAATTTTACACTAAAGTTATCTCCATTATAGATACTATTTCAAGTTATAATTTTGAAATACTATTTGTGAATGATGGAAGTAAAGATAATACCAATACTATAATTAAGAACTTAAGACTTATTGATCCACGTGTCTCATATATAGACTTATCACGTAACTACGGCAAAGAGACTGCTATGGCTGCGGGATTTGATTACGCGAGGGGTGACGCAGTCATTGTCATGGATGCCGACCTTCAACATCCTCCAGAAGTCATCCCTGAAATGATATATTTTTGGAATCAAGGCTATGATGATGTCTATGCAACACGTGTTAAAAGAGAAAGTGAACCTTGGCTAAAAAGAATTACATCAAAAACATACTACCGTTTGTTACAAAAGACAACTAATATCCCAATATTGCCAGATGCAGGAGACTTTCGACTTTTAGACCGTCGATGTATAGAGGCATTAAAAAAATTAAGAGAATCTCAAAGGTATACAAAAGGTATGTACAGTTGGATTGGTTTTAAAAAAAAGGAAATTGCTTTCGAGGCTGGACCCAGAGCAGGGGGAGAGACTAAGTGGAATTACAGTAAGTTAATCGAATTAGCTTTGGAAGGCCTTACTTCTTTCACTACCTTCCCTTTACGTTTATCGAGTATTTTAGGGTTTGTAATTTCAATACTCTCTTTTATATATCTATTTTTTATTATTGTTCAAACTATTGTTTTTGGCTCTAATGTAAGTGGATACCCCTCTCTAATGGTAGTAATCTTATTCTTAGGAGGTATACAACTTATATCTCTGGGAATAATCGGGGAATATTTAGGACGTATTTTTAATGAAACTAAAAATAGGCCTCTTTATTATGTCGACGAATATAACAATGAAAAAGAAATTAATGGGGAAGAAAAAGTATATGTCAAAAGAAATGTTTAA
- a CDS encoding DUF6044 family protein has translation MSIERKRERLQIVIALLFITLYLSPLFFLKENAHIRIHDNLDSNIAWYKVLVNSGETFGPVDSTIPQIINGKLSRNAFGPELSGIVLLHALLPTITAYAVSQAITRFVAFIGMYLFLKSYIIKDPNRHWVVTAVAAAFALTPFWPSGMLSTLGMPLAAWALLNIRAGEKRLINWLILLLLPLYSSFVLGFFFFIVAAGFYWLVDSIRRKTWNIRFILALVFLTAMFMLVEYRLVYSFIFDHEPNSRDEYFHARLTFLQSAWLAVRNFGLGHNHVMTVHSLFIMGAIIIALLIIFEKKSWQKEKLFLGLLILNGALSIWYAFWFYKGWLPLTERFHFLDTFNFARFHFLRPFVIYTSFALALRIMAEADVSWKKTAVVLAAGQIAVLFLANDEYLHRDKPTYKQFYAEKQFKEIAKYIGKPKEDYRVVSIGIHPAISQYNGFYTLDTYNNFYPLTYKYEFRKIIEKELAKNKTITKYFDTWGGRCYIFTAELGKRYMFKKDYAGSLKNLELNTDHFKKMGGEYIFSALPIRNAEQNRLKLERTFESSESAWKIYLYRTY, from the coding sequence ATGAGCATAGAAAGGAAAAGAGAAAGACTACAAATAGTAATTGCTTTACTCTTTATAACCCTTTATTTATCTCCATTATTTTTTCTTAAGGAAAATGCCCATATACGAATCCATGATAATCTTGATTCCAATATTGCCTGGTATAAAGTCCTTGTAAATAGCGGAGAAACCTTCGGACCAGTTGATTCAACTATTCCACAAATTATAAATGGTAAACTTTCACGAAATGCATTCGGACCAGAACTTAGCGGTATAGTTCTCCTCCATGCATTACTGCCTACTATTACTGCATATGCTGTGAGCCAGGCGATTACAAGGTTTGTTGCATTTATCGGGATGTATCTATTTTTAAAAAGCTACATAATAAAAGATCCAAATCGGCATTGGGTTGTTACTGCTGTCGCTGCGGCTTTTGCGCTTACCCCTTTCTGGCCTTCAGGAATGCTTAGCACGCTAGGCATGCCGCTGGCCGCTTGGGCTTTATTAAATATTAGAGCCGGTGAGAAAAGGCTGATTAACTGGTTGATCTTGTTGCTTCTACCTCTTTATTCAAGTTTTGTTTTAGGCTTTTTTTTCTTTATCGTGGCAGCTGGATTCTATTGGTTAGTTGATTCAATAAGGAGAAAAACATGGAATATTCGATTTATACTAGCACTAGTATTTTTAACAGCTATGTTTATGCTTGTAGAATACAGGCTAGTGTATTCTTTTATTTTTGACCATGAACCAAATAGCCGGGATGAATACTTTCATGCCCGACTTACCTTTTTACAATCTGCCTGGCTTGCCGTGAGAAATTTCGGACTTGGCCATAACCATGTTATGACAGTTCACAGCCTATTTATCATGGGGGCTATCATTATTGCCCTTCTTATTATTTTTGAAAAAAAAAGCTGGCAAAAAGAAAAGCTATTTTTGGGGCTGCTCATTTTAAACGGAGCATTATCTATATGGTATGCCTTTTGGTTTTACAAGGGCTGGCTACCACTTACGGAAAGGTTCCACTTTCTAGATACCTTTAACTTTGCCCGGTTTCATTTTCTTCGCCCGTTTGTCATTTATACCAGCTTTGCACTTGCCCTAAGGATTATGGCAGAAGCCGATGTATCATGGAAAAAGACAGCAGTTGTCCTTGCTGCAGGCCAAATTGCTGTTTTATTTCTGGCAAATGATGAATATCTCCACCGAGATAAGCCAACGTACAAACAGTTTTATGCGGAGAAACAATTTAAAGAAATCGCCAAATACATAGGAAAGCCGAAAGAAGATTATCGAGTTGTTAGCATTGGTATTCATCCAGCCATCTCTCAATATAATGGTTTCTATACCCTTGATACGTACAATAATTTTTATCCTCTGACCTATAAATATGAGTTCCGGAAGATTATTGAAAAAGAGCTGGCAAAAAATAAAACGATTACCAAGTATTTTGATACGTGGGGCGGAAGATGTTATATTTTCACTGCTGAACTAGGAAAGCGGTATATGTTTAAGAAGGACTATGCAGGCTCCCTAAAGAATCTTGAACTGAATACAGACCATTTTAAAAAAATGGGCGGAGAATACATCTTTTCAGCATTGCCAATTAGAAATGCAGAACAAAATCGCCTTAAACTTGAACGAACATTCGAATCAAGTGAATCCGCCTGGAAAATTTACTTATATAGAACCTATTAA
- a CDS encoding SPOR domain-containing protein → MGKKIFVQIIAIILILAVMPGAAKRYQANTSINVLGRGYKDINIEISPGEDPAVKIQQGLNEAKTSRTPIKVIVPEGNFILNKSLFIYKDTYLKTSPNTVFTRNHMGSMMLNGTRVDSFTGYGGNSNFIIDGGIWVANSENTACSANIFSFAHAENVVIQNGTFLNVINSHAADLAGVGSVLIQNNKFLGFKDNSTTRSYSEAVQVDVIRSADSFSSFGSWDSTQTRNVTVTNNYFGASSTPGFTAWGRGIGSHTAVYGRQYDNITVTNNVFDGMSREAIYGFAWSNVKIQGNQFQNIASNAVEIYVPYVGYHTVNAFGQQMNVSEGIKNIVIEKNKFTNIGLKAIKLSGRTGAPINGVKVLNNQFLNISSTNLLDKNSYVINLQSIYGYHRIENAYKTFDEANNAGTKVAANLKYPTQTEPLGKQNLYRLRTGTFNSSAVAKSALTRFKKSTGINGTVYKTGAKYYILSSNIAGETKLNQLYTKLKSQTGWVVYKDTVYNLRTGTFNSYTTAQGSLTKFQSITGAKGTIKPIVISGTMKYYILSNEITGRATIDSVYNKLKVKTGWVLYKDLGYTASSYKVNMGKFLTKSEADAGVAKVKGIGVPVQKIIYYP, encoded by the coding sequence GTGGGGAAAAAGATTTTCGTTCAAATAATTGCAATTATTTTGATCTTAGCAGTAATGCCAGGGGCTGCAAAAAGGTACCAAGCCAATACTTCGATAAATGTATTAGGAAGGGGATACAAGGATATTAATATTGAAATTTCACCGGGAGAAGACCCGGCAGTGAAAATCCAACAGGGATTAAATGAGGCAAAAACAAGTAGGACACCCATAAAAGTAATTGTACCTGAGGGTAATTTTATCCTTAATAAGTCTCTTTTCATTTATAAAGATACCTACTTGAAAACCAGCCCTAACACGGTATTTACAAGAAACCATATGGGTTCCATGATGCTGAATGGCACAAGGGTAGACAGCTTTACTGGATATGGCGGTAATTCAAATTTTATTATTGATGGTGGAATCTGGGTTGCCAATTCAGAAAATACGGCTTGTAGTGCAAATATCTTTTCATTTGCGCATGCAGAGAATGTAGTTATTCAGAATGGAACGTTCTTAAATGTTATCAATAGCCATGCCGCTGATTTGGCAGGTGTTGGCTCAGTCCTTATTCAAAATAATAAATTCCTTGGATTTAAAGATAACTCAACGACCCGTTCCTATTCTGAGGCAGTACAGGTAGACGTAATCAGATCAGCAGATTCCTTTTCCAGCTTTGGTTCCTGGGACAGTACCCAGACAAGGAATGTTACAGTAACGAATAATTATTTTGGGGCTTCATCCACTCCGGGATTTACTGCGTGGGGGAGAGGGATCGGGAGTCATACAGCTGTTTATGGAAGGCAATATGACAATATTACTGTTACTAATAATGTGTTTGATGGAATGAGCCGCGAAGCAATTTACGGATTTGCCTGGTCAAATGTGAAAATTCAAGGGAATCAATTTCAAAACATCGCAAGTAACGCGGTTGAAATCTATGTGCCATATGTTGGCTATCATACAGTTAATGCCTTCGGTCAACAGATGAATGTTTCGGAAGGAATAAAAAATATTGTCATTGAGAAAAACAAATTCACCAATATTGGCTTAAAAGCTATAAAACTGAGCGGCAGAACTGGGGCCCCTATTAATGGAGTAAAAGTATTAAACAACCAATTTTTGAATATATCTTCCACAAATTTATTAGATAAGAATTCGTATGTCATCAATCTGCAATCCATTTATGGATACCACCGAATTGAAAACGCATATAAGACTTTTGATGAGGCGAATAATGCTGGCACAAAAGTAGCTGCCAATCTGAAATATCCAACACAAACTGAACCTTTAGGAAAACAAAATTTATACCGATTGCGGACAGGTACATTTAATTCCTCAGCAGTAGCAAAAAGTGCCTTAACTCGCTTCAAAAAAAGCACTGGAATAAACGGCACGGTTTATAAGACAGGGGCAAAGTACTATATTCTGTCTTCCAATATTGCCGGCGAGACAAAGCTGAATCAACTTTACACCAAGTTAAAATCCCAAACTGGTTGGGTTGTTTATAAAGATACCGTGTATAACCTAAGGACAGGCACATTCAATTCTTATACAACGGCACAGGGTTCATTAACCAAATTTCAGAGTATAACAGGTGCAAAAGGGACAATTAAACCTATAGTAATATCAGGAACTATGAAATATTATATTCTTTCCAATGAAATTACTGGAAGAGCAACAATCGATTCTGTTTACAACAAGTTAAAGGTGAAGACTGGATGGGTACTATATAAAGACCTTGGCTATACAGCATCCAGCTATAAAGTTAATATGGGAAAATTCCTAACTAAATCTGAAGCAGATGCCGGAGTCGCGAAGGTTAAAGGGATTGGCGTCCCCGTTCAGAAAATCATTTACTATCCGTAA
- a CDS encoding SH3 domain-containing protein — MKKTSKALVLSTGLLLGSSLPFVLPETVHVEAATVVKIPKTYYTTSVNLIMRTGAGNGYKAIMTIPKGKVVYSQERIGNWYRVYYTYPYQGKNITKNGWVWGSYLKQYDQFINISGMDLSTNKQAYLYPNPDTRRPALFKTALGAELRTTQKVINRYGELLYTVPYQGKTVYVKSWDVGQLVKLSKRTYLTNDNIPLRTWADWNYQSITTIPKDARLVSDARIGNWYRVTNTNGQTGWVWGSSLRAYNIFTTINETSLITNKTAYLWPTPDTARAASYKVTANVKLSSKQKVVNHYGDVLYTTLYNGSTVYVKAVDVNVVSTSTPQPPTTGLTETAISGKLFVTTSNLNMRQAADPGASLIVTIPNATFLTPTHVVSNGWYKVAFNGKTGYVSGDYIKEVVTGDPFHRNGYQFVDLRKPSKVTATQINNYIAANLNNRTSVLAGKGQVFINAGQKYGVNALYLAAHAIHESGFGTSNISLGKYNLFGYGSYDATPFVASYRFAQVDSGIEYIAQRIKSTYLNPSYGYYKGAYLGFSTKTVDKNTRVDANSEGMNFYYASDPKWGQKIAAHMQKILPYNKADYDNVAANTTVPVNPGIPAGLDTFPANIIAFANSTINLSSQKGGATVITIPAGKQFTLLEKHNDYWVKVNYNGIIYWTKPRFDVYKNYLSVKNLGRVTATSLNIRPTASTSLAPIGTFTLNQYVQLQVDATNNPITKINEGITWIFVKTADGKDGWVSTSYIAKELQ; from the coding sequence ATGAAAAAAACTAGTAAAGCCCTGGTTTTATCAACAGGCCTTTTATTAGGAAGTTCGTTGCCTTTTGTTTTACCGGAAACGGTCCATGTTGAAGCTGCCACTGTAGTTAAAATCCCTAAAACCTACTATACAACCTCTGTTAATTTAATTATGCGCACTGGAGCTGGTAACGGCTATAAAGCGATTATGACTATCCCCAAAGGAAAAGTAGTTTATTCCCAAGAACGAATTGGAAATTGGTACAGAGTTTATTACACTTATCCATACCAGGGGAAAAATATTACAAAGAACGGTTGGGTATGGGGTAGTTACTTAAAGCAATATGATCAATTTATCAACATCAGCGGAATGGACTTATCAACTAATAAACAAGCCTATTTGTATCCTAACCCGGATACGCGAAGACCCGCTCTTTTTAAAACTGCATTGGGTGCAGAACTGCGGACAACTCAAAAAGTTATAAACAGATATGGGGAGCTTCTTTACACAGTACCTTACCAAGGGAAGACCGTTTATGTTAAGTCATGGGATGTCGGCCAGCTTGTAAAGCTGTCAAAAAGAACATACTTAACAAACGATAATATCCCGTTAAGGACATGGGCAGACTGGAACTATCAATCTATTACGACAATACCAAAGGATGCTAGGCTTGTTTCAGATGCCCGCATCGGAAATTGGTATAGAGTAACTAATACTAATGGGCAAACTGGCTGGGTTTGGGGAAGCTCCTTAAGAGCATACAATATCTTTACTACAATAAATGAAACTTCCCTTATTACAAATAAGACCGCCTATCTTTGGCCAACACCTGATACTGCCAGAGCTGCTTCTTATAAAGTAACAGCAAATGTTAAATTATCTTCAAAGCAAAAAGTAGTGAACCATTATGGCGATGTACTTTATACCACATTATATAATGGAAGTACTGTTTATGTTAAAGCTGTAGATGTGAATGTAGTTTCTACTTCTACTCCCCAACCGCCGACAACTGGTTTAACCGAAACGGCTATTAGCGGCAAACTTTTTGTTACAACTTCAAACCTAAATATGAGGCAGGCTGCTGACCCAGGTGCAAGTCTTATAGTTACGATTCCAAATGCTACTTTTCTTACACCGACCCACGTGGTTTCTAATGGCTGGTATAAGGTAGCTTTTAATGGTAAAACAGGATATGTGTCTGGCGATTATATAAAAGAGGTCGTTACAGGAGATCCATTCCACCGAAATGGTTATCAATTTGTAGACTTGAGAAAGCCGTCCAAGGTTACAGCAACACAAATTAATAACTATATTGCAGCTAATTTAAATAATAGGACAAGTGTGCTGGCCGGCAAAGGGCAAGTTTTTATTAATGCGGGACAAAAATATGGTGTTAACGCACTTTATCTTGCCGCTCACGCAATTCATGAAAGCGGCTTTGGCACGTCAAATATATCATTAGGAAAGTATAACTTATTCGGTTACGGTTCATATGATGCAACTCCATTTGTAGCTTCATATCGCTTTGCCCAGGTTGATAGTGGCATAGAATATATTGCTCAAAGGATTAAATCAACTTACCTTAATCCTTCATATGGATACTATAAAGGTGCCTATTTAGGATTCAGTACTAAAACAGTTGATAAAAACACCCGAGTGGATGCGAATAGTGAAGGCATGAATTTTTATTATGCGAGCGATCCAAAATGGGGCCAAAAGATAGCAGCCCATATGCAAAAGATTCTCCCATACAATAAGGCTGACTATGATAACGTTGCGGCAAATACGACAGTTCCAGTCAATCCTGGTATTCCGGCTGGATTAGATACATTCCCTGCAAATATAATAGCCTTTGCTAATAGCACCATAAACTTAAGCAGCCAAAAAGGCGGGGCAACTGTAATAACAATTCCAGCAGGCAAACAATTTACTTTGCTTGAAAAACATAATGACTATTGGGTAAAGGTTAATTATAATGGAATTATTTACTGGACAAAGCCAAGGTTTGATGTTTATAAAAACTATTTATCTGTTAAAAACTTAGGAAGAGTAACAGCGACTTCCCTTAATATTAGACCAACAGCTTCTACATCATTAGCTCCTATCGGAACCTTTACACTTAATCAATATGTTCAGCTTCAGGTTGATGCCACAAATAACCCTATCACGAAGATAAATGAAGGCATTACCTGGATTTTCGTAAAGACTGCTGATGGAAAAGATGGCTGGGTAAGCACCTCTTATATTGCCAAAGAACTTCAATAA
- a CDS encoding N-acetylmuramoyl-L-alanine amidase: MKVSRLAKILVSFVVLFSFFFTLGQNNAEAAYSFQAKVTASSLNVRSGGSTAYQVVGSLKSGQVVTVLEQKNGWSMVSSGTLKGWVSTQYLAAVTWTGYVTASSLNVRQSASATSAVVGAIPKGTSVTVQGADGSWLKVTVPSKNLSGWVSSSYIAKTAPAVVYPKVVLKANTSLRKGPGTTYAIISSETAGTYYDKISQKDGWIQVKKANGVTGWITATLLVDPAAVLKGKVIVLDAGHGGYDSGAVGAVYYEKTLTLRTALQLGSVLQKAGARVIYTRSTDVYLTLGNRVTLSNQNLADAFVSIHYNALNRTSSGIMTFYYNSAKDYALASSMQNAIIAKTKMKNLGTKYGNYHVLRENKRPAALLELGFISNPYEEKIVSTATFQNNAVQGAYDGLFNYFLRR; this comes from the coding sequence GTGAAAGTTTCGCGTTTAGCAAAAATATTGGTGAGTTTCGTCGTCCTGTTTTCATTCTTTTTTACCTTAGGACAAAACAATGCGGAGGCGGCTTATTCCTTTCAGGCCAAGGTAACAGCTAGTTCATTGAATGTCCGGTCCGGAGGCAGTACAGCTTATCAGGTTGTTGGTTCTTTAAAAAGTGGCCAGGTTGTCACTGTTCTTGAACAGAAAAATGGCTGGTCAATGGTTTCATCGGGAACCTTGAAAGGATGGGTATCAACGCAATACCTGGCTGCGGTCACCTGGACAGGTTATGTCACCGCCAGCAGTTTAAATGTTCGGCAATCCGCAAGCGCAACAAGTGCAGTCGTTGGCGCCATTCCTAAAGGCACTTCTGTAACCGTTCAAGGCGCAGATGGAAGCTGGCTGAAAGTAACTGTCCCTTCAAAAAACCTGAGTGGATGGGTTTCTTCTTCCTATATCGCTAAGACAGCACCTGCTGTCGTTTATCCTAAAGTAGTATTGAAAGCAAATACAAGTCTCCGGAAAGGTCCGGGAACAACCTATGCCATAATATCTTCTGAAACTGCCGGAACCTATTATGACAAGATTAGCCAGAAGGACGGCTGGATCCAGGTTAAAAAGGCAAATGGTGTTACAGGTTGGATTACCGCGACTCTGCTGGTCGATCCGGCTGCTGTCCTTAAGGGGAAAGTGATTGTGCTTGACGCTGGGCATGGAGGCTATGACAGCGGAGCAGTTGGCGCTGTGTATTATGAAAAAACGCTGACATTGAGGACCGCCCTGCAGTTAGGTTCAGTTTTGCAAAAAGCCGGCGCAAGGGTTATTTATACCCGTAGTACAGATGTATATTTAACACTGGGCAACCGAGTGACCCTCAGTAACCAGAATCTGGCTGATGCGTTTGTCAGTATCCACTATAACGCTCTTAACCGGACAAGCTCGGGTATAATGACATTTTATTATAACTCTGCAAAAGACTATGCATTAGCTTCGAGTATGCAAAATGCTATCATTGCCAAGACAAAGATGAAGAACCTCGGTACGAAATATGGCAACTACCATGTATTGAGAGAAAACAAACGTCCAGCCGCATTGCTTGAGCTCGGCTTCATCTCGAATCCCTATGAAGAGAAGATTGTTTCCACTGCTACGTTCCAAAATAATGCCGTCCAAGGCGCTTATGATGGGTTGTTTAATTACTTTCTTAGGAGATAA